In Hwangdonia lutea, a single window of DNA contains:
- a CDS encoding sensor histidine kinase, with translation MSIQQELLKTMFLTENMKEFFSEFPVQAFNDINNLDYGFIGKFDKFLLQKVYADDFISQFEDYLYTHYPWQYAYSFLSKEKMKMLAISIVTALGIIVFILLFSFFQNRKFKHAYLSYLFPIVLIALHIINLKWIYEYLTILNSPITWSGSIIFGFLFIGILAIISATLLYFLEKIFLKLRFNFSFQLLLKVVFTFAAFNLPLLVFIFLVDSNIKPDNLDFLESYFPWFIISIFLALGRGLLIYLNHISQSLVNEKDVELSRLKEANTQSELKLLQSHINPHFLYNALNSIAGLAYKSAEKTEKMALSLSNLFRYSINKKGQQMSTVKDEVLMVQNYLEIEKIRFGERLKFILEVDKTLENEAIPMYILQPLVENAIKHGVSQVRGEGLIVLEIKQEDDNLLIRVIDNGPDFSTGLVSGHGLQTVYDLLRLSYGDKATLHWENAPVKHISISIPKLYQNAKNIQNHYY, from the coding sequence ATGTCTATCCAACAAGAATTATTAAAAACAATGTTTTTAACTGAAAACATGAAAGAGTTTTTTAGTGAGTTTCCTGTTCAAGCGTTTAATGATATAAATAATTTAGACTATGGCTTTATAGGTAAGTTTGATAAATTTTTACTTCAAAAAGTCTATGCTGATGATTTTATTAGCCAATTTGAAGATTATTTATACACCCATTACCCATGGCAATATGCCTATTCTTTTTTGAGTAAAGAAAAAATGAAGATGCTTGCAATAAGTATTGTTACAGCACTAGGGATTATTGTTTTTATTTTACTATTTAGTTTTTTTCAAAACAGAAAATTTAAACACGCGTATTTAAGCTACTTGTTTCCAATTGTACTTATTGCTTTACATATTATAAACCTTAAATGGATTTATGAATATTTAACTATTTTGAATAGTCCAATTACTTGGAGTGGAAGTATCATTTTTGGTTTTTTATTTATTGGAATTTTAGCAATCATCAGCGCAACACTTCTTTATTTTTTAGAAAAAATATTCCTTAAACTAAGGTTTAATTTTTCTTTTCAATTACTGTTAAAAGTGGTGTTTACTTTTGCAGCGTTTAACTTACCTCTATTAGTTTTTATATTTTTAGTTGATAGTAACATCAAACCAGATAATTTAGATTTTTTGGAGTCTTATTTCCCGTGGTTTATCATTTCTATATTTTTAGCTTTGGGTAGAGGCTTACTCATTTACCTCAACCACATTTCCCAATCTTTGGTAAACGAAAAAGACGTAGAACTAAGCCGGTTAAAAGAAGCAAACACCCAATCGGAATTAAAATTATTACAATCGCACATCAATCCGCATTTTTTGTACAATGCCTTAAATTCCATTGCAGGTTTGGCGTATAAAAGCGCTGAGAAAACAGAAAAAATGGCCTTGTCTTTATCCAATTTGTTTCGGTATTCCATCAATAAAAAAGGGCAACAAATGAGTACCGTAAAGGATGAAGTTTTAATGGTACAAAATTATTTAGAGATAGAGAAAATTCGCTTTGGTGAGCGTTTAAAGTTTATTTTAGAGGTTGATAAAACGCTGGAAAATGAAGCAATACCCATGTATATTTTACAACCTTTGGTTGAAAACGCCATAAAACACGGTGTGTCTCAAGTTAGAGGCGAAGGCCTTATTGTATTGGAGATTAAACAGGAAGACGACAATTTATTAATTCGAGTTATCGATAACGGTCCTGATTTTTCAACTGGATTGGTAAGTGGCCACGGCTTGCAAACGGTTTACGATTTATTGCGTTTAAGTTATGGCGACAAAGCTACTTTACATTGGGAAAATGCTCCTGTAAAACATATTTCAATTTCAATACCAAAATTGTATCAAAATGCAAAAAATATACAAAACCATTATTATTGA
- a CDS encoding discoidin domain-containing protein has translation MKKLNLILLIILATLTLYGCPKNIQKTKDNTSGVDLKNTAKPDNEWKDQANKLNVVYWVPKGVDTVPGYSKRISDILLNFQAYCADYMEKEGFGRMSFGLDLKDNNQVNIITIHSENGKETYPYRGGGSVINKELQAYFLENPDKKHSEHTLVILPSISGDPLNPGGVPFYGLGTFCYALDYPEMKLEHLGTSGKYGALATKWIGGLYHELGHGLNAPHNKEKKSEKDLKGTALMGAGNYTYGKSPTFITGATAATFANSQAFSNQVRSDWYGPTKNKLTQLKGKVEGGKIIISGNFESDVPVTDIVIWHDPYPAGGNKDYDAPAWNVKPIGTDSLYVENALSEFFKLEGEYQLRIRFYHENGTQNTYSYEYAFENGIPKIEVINSKKIINPTNWKIIEASSQENDGLASNILDGYQNTFWHTEYRNNLPNYPHYFVLDRNETTALNGFVFGNRDNLNGVIKNLEVWGSNTNSNWKKIGDYSLKRQQNYQFIDLPKNTTYRYFKIKINNGHGDFKYTHLAVLATY, from the coding sequence ATGAAAAAACTAAATCTTATTCTGCTAATAATTCTAGCAACACTAACACTTTATGGGTGTCCAAAAAACATTCAAAAAACAAAGGATAACACTTCAGGAGTTGATTTAAAAAACACTGCAAAACCGGATAACGAATGGAAAGACCAAGCCAATAAACTAAATGTGGTGTATTGGGTGCCAAAAGGCGTGGATACCGTTCCTGGGTATTCTAAAAGAATAAGCGATATCCTCTTGAATTTCCAAGCGTATTGTGCCGATTATATGGAAAAAGAAGGCTTTGGAAGAATGTCTTTTGGATTGGATTTAAAAGATAACAACCAAGTGAATATAATAACCATACATTCGGAAAATGGCAAAGAAACTTACCCGTATAGAGGCGGAGGCTCTGTTATAAACAAAGAGTTGCAAGCGTATTTTTTAGAAAATCCTGATAAAAAACACAGCGAACATACTTTAGTTATTCTACCGTCTATATCCGGAGACCCATTAAATCCCGGTGGGGTGCCTTTTTATGGCTTGGGTACGTTTTGTTATGCACTAGATTACCCAGAAATGAAACTAGAGCATCTGGGAACATCCGGCAAATATGGCGCATTGGCAACCAAATGGATTGGCGGCTTGTACCACGAATTGGGCCATGGCTTAAACGCACCGCACAATAAAGAAAAAAAGAGTGAAAAAGATTTAAAAGGTACAGCTTTAATGGGCGCCGGTAATTACACTTATGGTAAATCGCCTACTTTTATTACAGGAGCTACAGCGGCGACATTTGCAAACAGTCAAGCGTTTAGTAACCAAGTTCGATCAGACTGGTATGGCCCTACTAAAAACAAACTGACACAGTTAAAAGGTAAAGTTGAAGGTGGAAAAATTATTATTTCCGGTAATTTTGAAAGTGATGTGCCCGTTACAGACATTGTGATTTGGCACGACCCTTACCCAGCGGGAGGCAATAAAGATTATGATGCACCAGCGTGGAACGTAAAACCTATTGGTACAGATAGTTTATATGTGGAAAACGCATTATCCGAATTTTTTAAATTAGAAGGCGAATATCAACTCAGAATTCGGTTTTACCACGAAAACGGAACGCAAAACACCTACAGTTATGAGTATGCATTTGAAAATGGTATTCCAAAAATCGAGGTAATTAACAGCAAAAAAATAATAAACCCCACAAACTGGAAAATTATAGAGGCAAGCAGTCAAGAAAACGATGGTTTAGCTAGTAATATTTTGGATGGTTACCAAAATACCTTTTGGCATACCGAATATAGAAACAACCTACCTAATTATCCGCATTATTTTGTTTTAGACAGAAATGAAACCACGGCCTTAAATGGTTTTGTTTTTGGCAATCGGGACAATTTAAACGGCGTAATAAAAAACCTTGAAGTTTGGGGCAGTAACACCAATAGTAACTGGAAAAAAATAGGTGATTACAGCTTGAAAAGACAACAAAACTATCAATTTATAGATTTGCCAAAAAACACTACTTATAGGTATTTTAAAATAAAAATTAATAACGGCCATGGCGATTTTAAATACACGCATTTAGCCGTTTTAGCTACTTATTAA
- a CDS encoding DUF6607 family protein, with protein sequence MKRLTLLPLLLLTFSLVTYGQTKKEKDQKAIKDMCGCYEIKFKYAETFSPNIAYEKAYDYRAHALEWAELITDKDDEISIQHLLVVNDTMVIKHWRQDWQFQNQNVFDYTAKNTWRVKELPKEHVKGQWAQKVYQVDDSPRYSGSATWVHVDGKRFWQNKTDAPLPRREYSKRSDYNIMARGNTVKLTDYGWLHEQDNDKIIRESGKDDALLAQEKGYNIYTKVADEKCKVARDWWKENNKVWKKVRQEWDNVFAENKEVKLKSKVDGKMLHQHLFALDNKASRKDIRTIINKFLN encoded by the coding sequence ATGAAACGATTAACACTTTTACCATTATTACTTTTAACATTTTCTCTAGTAACATATGGACAAACCAAAAAAGAAAAAGACCAAAAAGCGATAAAAGATATGTGCGGTTGCTATGAAATAAAGTTTAAATATGCCGAAACATTTTCACCGAATATTGCCTACGAAAAAGCCTACGATTACAGAGCGCACGCCTTAGAATGGGCAGAATTAATAACCGATAAAGATGATGAAATAAGCATACAACACTTGTTGGTTGTAAACGATACCATGGTTATAAAACATTGGCGACAAGATTGGCAGTTTCAAAACCAAAATGTATTTGATTACACAGCTAAAAACACATGGCGCGTTAAAGAGCTTCCAAAAGAGCATGTAAAAGGGCAATGGGCACAAAAAGTATATCAAGTAGATGATAGCCCACGATATTCTGGTTCCGCTACTTGGGTTCATGTTGATGGAAAACGCTTTTGGCAAAACAAAACCGATGCACCGCTGCCCAGACGTGAATATTCAAAAAGAAGTGATTACAACATCATGGCAAGAGGGAATACCGTAAAACTCACAGATTACGGTTGGCTACACGAACAAGATAACGACAAAATTATAAGGGAATCGGGTAAAGATGATGCACTTTTAGCCCAAGAAAAAGGCTACAATATTTACACAAAAGTAGCCGATGAAAAATGTAAAGTAGCCCGAGATTGGTGGAAAGAAAACAATAAAGTGTGGAAAAAAGTAAGACAGGAATGGGATAACGTTTTTGCTGAAAACAAAGAAGTTAAATTAAAAAGCAAAGTAGATGGCAAGATGCTGCATCAACATTTATTTGCCTTAGATAATAAAGCTAGCAGAAAAGATATTAGAACCATAATAAATAAGTTTTTGAATTAG
- a CDS encoding gluconate 2-dehydrogenase subunit 3 family protein, translated as MDRRKAIKNIALAFGCTVATPTLLNVVTACTDNSVSTNYLFLSKSEAELVERLTETIMPKMYFPLVETMNLTVFLDQMFYHTENDKSKENFRKGSKAFENELSLNHNKKVNKISNEDFIATFKTYFNPEKEDAVFNLLNDDFNELSPDKKTDFSMYTFLTKVRNYCLFGYATSEAFSSETNFYTT; from the coding sequence ATGGATAGAAGAAAAGCAATAAAAAACATAGCACTGGCTTTTGGCTGTACCGTGGCAACGCCAACTTTACTGAATGTTGTAACGGCCTGTACCGATAACTCGGTTTCCACAAATTATTTGTTTTTATCTAAAAGTGAAGCGGAATTGGTTGAGCGTTTAACAGAAACCATTATGCCTAAAATGTATTTTCCGTTAGTAGAAACAATGAATCTCACCGTGTTTTTAGACCAGATGTTTTACCACACCGAAAACGATAAGAGCAAAGAAAACTTCCGAAAAGGCAGTAAAGCATTCGAAAATGAACTATCGCTTAATCACAATAAAAAAGTAAATAAAATTAGTAACGAAGACTTTATAGCAACGTTTAAAACATATTTTAATCCTGAAAAAGAAGATGCTGTTTTCAATTTATTAAACGATGATTTTAATGAGCTAAGTCCCGATAAAAAAACGGACTTTAGCATGTATACCTTTTTAACTAAAGTGCGTAATTATTGCTTGTTTGGGTATGCAACTTCTGAAGCTTTTTCAAGTGAAACTAATTTTTACACCACATAG
- a CDS encoding TonB-dependent receptor plug domain-containing protein, whose protein sequence is MILNKKYFCIYFSLFFLSYSVSQESTNLLNDSTKTENLDEVIITATRTIRQLSSLPMPAQIVSKKDIKRSNSIRLSDILNEQTGLITVPDFDGGEGIQLQGLDAQYTLIMVDGVPLVGRSAGTLDLSRITVGNIKQIEIVKGASSSLYGSDALGGVINIITDTPKTGFKGAVNYRMGTFNTNDLSTTINYKNKKLKAGVFFNRYRSDGYDLNKNDDLNTVEPFENYTLNAKITYNFSEATNLFISTKYFTQNQDYKASSTLKGESDINEWSSHLKLSHTYSEKWSSYFEFYTTQYKAKDFLDDENGSRFSDSYYNQLLIRPEIRGTYKLNDAHNFIGGLGLNHETLNRTDFTAQPEFNSPYVYLQYDGDLTKKINLILGARFDSHNKYKSQFSPKVAMRYEISDKFAVKSSVGYGFKAPDFRQLYFNFTNATVGYTILGYNAVSTTIPELESQGEIANIIVPISEFEAELHPENSISINVGLDYKLSAAIKLEMNLFRNHIDDLIDTRVIATKTNGQNVFSYYNVNQVYTQGLEFNTTWKPGNQIKISGGYQLLFAKDKTAEKAFKNGQVFARANPSSPSFQLKKQDYFGLYNRSRHMANLKLFYNIPQWDLDTNIRGTYRSKYGLFDTNGNTYLDAYDDFVDGYTIIDFAINKTIYKNYQLGFGIDNLFNFTDSQNISNIAGRIIYGKLNIQF, encoded by the coding sequence ATGATTCTAAATAAAAAATATTTTTGCATTTATTTTTCGCTTTTTTTTCTCAGTTATTCGGTTTCCCAAGAATCGACAAACCTTTTAAACGATTCAACTAAAACTGAAAATTTAGACGAGGTTATTATTACGGCTACACGAACCATTAGGCAGTTATCGTCGTTACCGATGCCGGCTCAAATCGTTTCGAAAAAAGATATAAAGCGTTCTAACTCCATACGGTTAAGCGATATTTTAAACGAGCAAACCGGACTGATTACCGTACCGGATTTTGACGGCGGCGAAGGGATTCAGCTCCAAGGTTTAGACGCGCAATACACCTTAATTATGGTTGATGGAGTACCGCTTGTGGGTCGATCGGCTGGTACTTTAGACCTTAGTAGAATTACCGTTGGGAACATTAAACAAATAGAAATCGTTAAAGGCGCATCGTCTAGTTTGTACGGTAGCGATGCGCTTGGTGGTGTTATAAATATTATTACCGACACACCAAAAACAGGATTTAAAGGCGCTGTAAATTATAGAATGGGCACGTTTAATACCAACGATTTAAGCACCACGATTAATTATAAAAACAAGAAACTTAAAGCGGGTGTTTTTTTTAATAGATACCGTAGCGACGGCTACGATTTGAATAAAAATGATGATTTAAACACGGTTGAACCATTTGAAAATTACACATTAAATGCCAAAATAACTTATAATTTTTCTGAGGCGACCAACCTATTTATCTCGACTAAATATTTTACCCAGAATCAAGATTACAAGGCATCATCAACCTTAAAAGGCGAAAGCGATATTAACGAATGGAGTTCACATTTAAAATTAAGCCATACCTATTCTGAAAAATGGAGCAGTTATTTTGAATTTTATACCACACAGTATAAGGCAAAAGATTTTTTAGATGACGAAAACGGCAGCAGATTTAGCGATAGTTACTACAATCAATTATTAATACGTCCTGAAATTCGAGGCACTTATAAGCTAAACGATGCTCATAACTTTATTGGCGGGTTGGGGCTTAATCACGAAACTTTAAATAGAACCGATTTTACGGCGCAACCCGAGTTTAATTCGCCATACGTTTACCTACAATATGATGGCGATTTAACCAAAAAAATCAACCTTATTTTGGGCGCACGTTTTGATAGTCATAACAAATACAAATCGCAGTTTAGCCCAAAGGTAGCGATGCGCTATGAGATAAGCGATAAGTTTGCTGTAAAAAGTTCGGTGGGTTACGGTTTTAAGGCACCAGATTTTAGGCAGCTGTATTTTAATTTTACCAATGCCACGGTTGGTTACACAATTTTAGGATACAATGCTGTTTCTACAACCATTCCCGAGTTAGAATCGCAAGGAGAAATAGCAAATATTATAGTTCCTATTTCAGAATTTGAAGCCGAATTGCATCCAGAAAATTCCATAAGCATCAATGTGGGGCTTGATTATAAATTATCGGCTGCCATTAAATTGGAAATGAATCTGTTTAGAAATCATATTGACGATTTAATTGATACCCGTGTTATTGCAACTAAAACCAACGGGCAAAATGTATTTAGCTATTACAATGTTAATCAGGTTTATACACAAGGATTGGAATTTAATACCACTTGGAAACCCGGAAATCAAATTAAAATATCGGGCGGTTACCAATTATTATTTGCCAAAGATAAAACGGCCGAAAAAGCTTTTAAAAACGGACAGGTTTTTGCCCGAGCAAATCCCAGTTCGCCATCGTTTCAACTTAAAAAACAGGATTATTTTGGGTTGTACAATCGCTCGCGGCACATGGCCAACTTAAAGCTGTTTTATAATATTCCTCAATGGGATTTAGATACCAATATTAGAGGAACATATCGAAGTAAATACGGCTTGTTCGACACCAACGGAAACACCTATTTAGATGCTTATGACGATTTTGTTG
- a CDS encoding LytTR family DNA-binding domain-containing protein, with the protein MKLEDISYFKADDRYVALYTKDEKYLIEEPLSQLEQKLPEYFLRVHKGVIINTEFVKNVQKYFNSRFIITLKDSTAITTGRSYNDAVKRWMNL; encoded by the coding sequence ATAAAACTAGAAGATATCAGTTATTTTAAAGCCGATGACCGTTATGTGGCTTTATATACTAAAGACGAGAAATATTTAATAGAGGAACCCTTATCGCAACTAGAGCAAAAATTACCCGAGTATTTTTTAAGAGTGCACAAAGGCGTTATTATAAATACGGAGTTTGTAAAAAACGTTCAAAAATATTTTAATAGCAGATTTATTATCACCTTAAAAGATTCAACAGCTATTACCACAGGCAGAAGTTATAATGATGCTGTAAAACGTTGGATGAATTTGTAA
- a CDS encoding LytR/AlgR family response regulator transcription factor, which translates to MQKIYKTIIIDDEPPARERLLKLLKNFPDTFQVIALAEDAIDAQEKIEVLKPDLIFLDIEMPEVSGFDLLKRLKTIPIVIFCTAYDQYSLKAFDTNSIEYLLKPVSLERLQQSVNKLNLFGNNTTSQNVLALLEELTSK; encoded by the coding sequence ATGCAAAAAATATACAAAACCATTATTATTGACGATGAGCCACCAGCACGGGAGCGCTTGCTAAAATTGTTAAAAAATTTCCCGGACACCTTTCAAGTCATCGCCCTTGCCGAAGATGCTATTGACGCTCAAGAAAAAATTGAAGTGCTAAAGCCAGACCTTATTTTCTTGGATATTGAAATGCCAGAAGTATCGGGTTTTGATTTGTTAAAGCGTTTAAAAACCATTCCAATCGTTATTTTTTGTACGGCTTACGATCAGTATTCCTTAAAAGCGTTCGACACCAATAGCATCGAATATTTATTAAAACCAGTCAGTTTAGAGCGTTTGCAACAATCGGTTAACAAATTAAATCTGTTTGGCAACAATACAACCTCGCAAAATGTTTTGGCTTTATTAGAGGAATTAACGTCTAAATAG